From Nitrosopumilaceae archaeon:
TCCAGTATTAATTGGACTGGCATTTTTATTTAGAATATTAATTCCAATAGCAATTGCAGCGGTCGCTATTTGTATTATAACAATGGTTTTGTTTGGCAAGAAAAACGAAGCTGGCGGATTTTTTAGAACAATGAGAGCACGAGAGCCTACTAAATTTGTCTGCATAGAGTGTGGCTATTACCACAATGAAAATGCCTGCCCAAAATGTGGCTCTAAAATAAAAAAATATTATTCCAAGACATAATGAAAAGAGATATCAGTCAAGGTGGTTTTGAATATATAATGTCAGACGAGAAAAAGAAGATAAAAACAACACAAGAGGACTATGATAAGGCTCTGGCCTCAGAAGATCCAACTAAAATTACAAAAGAAGAGCAGGAAAGACTAACTCGTGAAGCAGTAAAGAAATTCAAATCTCTATCTTGATTTCATGGATTATCAATATGTTATACTAGAAATGGTTTTACTTGGAGGCATGACTGCTGCAGCAATTAATTTGTGGTTATATACACTGTTTTTCCTTTCTTCTACATCTTTCAAATCAAATCTGCACGAATCTGGGTCTTGAAAGCCTCCACTTTTTAGATAACATTATTGCAAGATTAAACAAATTCTTTTTTCTTTTTCAATCTCTAATCATATCATTATACATAACAATTGAACATTAGATCATAAAAAACGAACTTAAAATTATGCCTACATTTTAGCAATAAAATAGAGAATACAAACTAATGAAACTAGTACATTTTATCAAGACAAACTCCCGATACATACTTCCTGTTATACTATTTCTGGGGTCTTTTTTCATTTATTCGTATAATTTAGAAGGACAGCCTTGGCATGGAGATGAGGTTGTCTATCTTAGCTGGGCTGGAAATTATATCCATTTGATAATGAAGGGTGATTTTTCAAATCCATGTTTAGCATCTCTTGATAACTGTCATCTTTTGTATCATATACCTGCATATGGCCTGACCTATAGTCCACTTCGAAATCTTTTGATTGGTTTTCCAATGGATGTTAGAAACGAAGACAATGGATATTTTAACATCTGGGCCTGTTATTGGCAATGCACCACTCATACCAACCTGCCTACTATTTCAGAATTTACTGCAGGCCGCCTCCTTTCGCCACTTTTTGGATCTTTGACTATAGTAATTTCATTTTTAATTGGAAAATTCTTTTTTAACAAATATGTAGGCATAGTATTTTCGCTTCTTTTCTTATTTTATGATCTTTGGATGTGGTATAGTAGGACTGTGATGACCGAGGTTCATTATGTTTTCTTTAGCATGCTATCGTTATTGCTTTTACTTTATGCTTTCAAAACTGGACATTTAAAAATTAGATATTTAATTTTAAGTGCCATTACATTTGGTTTAGCTTTTACTTCAAAGATGTTGTCTATAGAATTCTCTGGATTATTTCTTGGCATTATTTTGTTTGGTGGTATGTTCAAAAGAGAGGCTGGTTCTACTTTTGACAAAAGACACATATCTAAAATCGGTCTGTCTGTTTTCCTCTTTGGCATGATAACAATTTTGTCATTTTTTTTAACTCTGCCAGGGTTTTACGAAAACCCGTTGCACCAAATTGCAGTGACAAAAAGCGATATGGACAATTATAATCGTGATGTTTGGTATATAGGATATCCAACCATTCATGGGATTCAGATTAAAAATATGATAACAGTTTTTCATTATGTTGTATTTCCAAGCTTCATAGAGAAGCAAATACTTGAACCAAATTCCAATCTATTTGGAAATCTTAGTCTGACTTCTCCTTTGACGTATTCAAGTGTTCCATTGAGCATCTTTTTCTTCATTGGACTTGGGTATCTCATATACAGAGTCAGAAAATTCAAAAACTATGTGCAGGATTGTATAGTTCTATTTTGGTTCATTAGTACTTTTATTTTCACACTTTTGATGGCAAAGGATTTCTCTCAAGAGAGATATTTGCTGCCTCTTTTAATTTCAATTCTTTTTATTGCCTCCTATGGATTCTGGAATTTCATCAATGGTATAACATATCACAAAACAAAAATTGCTTTTACGGTATGTTTTATATTTGCGCATTCTGCGACTGTCTTGCTGGATTGGCAAAAATTTTATTTTTCTCCAGATGCTACATGGACTAATCCACTTCTTTTTGGAACTCTACAGGGATCACTTGATAATCCATTTACATTTGTTATATCTCTAACATTTGTAGGATTCTTACTTTTTATGGTGATAATTAGATGTCGAGAAAGATTACATCATACTGTCACTTTCAGGTCTCATAATCTACTTGGAAAATAACAGAAAACTTATTCGTGATACGAACAAATGCATATAGAATAAAAAATAATACAAGATGAACTTTGTAGCAAACTTTAGAACTGATAAAAAACTAAACAATCTCATGAGCATGCGGCTATACAACATTCAACTTATGAGATATTATGAAGAAGTATTAGCACAATCTGCACGGAATTATGCTTTTACCGGTGATAAAAAATGGGAACAACGATACAGAATGCTAGAACCAAAATCAAACATATTATTAAAAAATGCTATTAAAATCGCAGACAAAAAAGATAAGAAATTCTTTTCAGCTATGGATAAAGCAAATCTTGATCTTGTGGAGATGGAAACCCATGCGCTTGAACTTGTTAACAATGGTCAGGCAAGCGAGGCAGTCAAGCTATTAGAAAGTGATGAATATGAAAGACGAAGAAAAATCTTACGAGATGGTCTTTCTGAACAAGTAGAAACAACAGAATCTAACGAACTGGATGAGTCTTCTCAGTCAACCAATATTGTAAGTGATTCTGTTAAAACTATTATAGATCTAGAGAGAGAATTATATGAAAAACTCAGAAAAGCAGATGTAATAAAAGAAGAATTCTTGGCTATGATAACTCATGAATTAAGGACACCACTTGTGCCAATAATAGGCTACGTTGATATTTTGCTCTCGCAAAAACTAGGAAAAATAAACGATACTCAAAAGGAAAAGCTTGAGATCATCAAAACCAGCACAAGATTTCTCCTAAAGATGATATCTGATCTATTGGATGCTCAAAAAATTGAACTTGGGCAGCTAGCAATGATAAAGAATCCACACTATATTTCTCAAATAATAAAAGATGTACTTGCAAGGATGCGACCTGATCTGGAAAGTCATGGCGTTATGGTAAATACAGATCTTCAAGAAAATATTTCTTGCTTATGTGATAACACCAGAATAGAACAGGTCTTAATCAACCTAATATCAAATGCTATGGATTTCTGCCCAAAAAATAACGGTAAAATTAACATCAAACTACGACTAGAGGACAATACGCATGCAAGAATTAGCATTATTGATAATGGGATTGGAATACCAAAAAGTCAACTTGATAAAATTTTTGTCAAATTCTATAAGATAGATACCTCATCCACAAGAGAACATGGTGGAACAGGACTTGGTTTGTCTGTTTGTAAAGGCATAATTGAAAATCATGGCGGTAAAATCTGGGCAGAATCAGAAGAAATCAATGGAGGCACTCAGATTCATATTTTATTACCTATTTCAACTCGCTAAATTTTAAAAATGAAAACTTTGCATCATTCTATGATTATATTTTATAGACTTAAACTATTCAAAATTTGATGTTTGGCAAAAGTGGGTTCAAAATAAGACCACGATGGTCTCAAGTTCTAACGGATTAGTATATTTGCATTCTTTGCATGTGATTTACAAAGTGTTAAAAAGTCGTCAAACTACAAACACACATGAGTAATTCTAACCATGATTCTCAAATAGAAAACATTGCATCACAAATTATTTCAGATAAAACCTCACTTGATGAGCAAAACCCAAAAAAGTTACAAAAGTATTATGATTATGTAAAAACAAATTTTAATCTCAAAAATAACGATGCAATTTTACTAGTAAATGAGGCCTTTTTGTATTTGAAACTAAAGAGTGCTGATTTTGATCCTCTGCAAGAGGGTGATAAATTCGGTGCAGGGTTTAGCTAAATTATACATTTCATAAAAAATATTTCAGAGCATTCCCTTTTATCTGGGCAATTTTTTCATCTAGTCATTGTCTGATAATTTGATAAATTCAGTAAAACAATTGATACAGCTTGGTAAAGGCGATCCAGGAAGGCTAGAATACATCCTTGATATGTTAACTACAGGTCGTATGTTACCGTTTTCTGATCAAAAATATCTGGATAATGTCATTCCGCTATATATTGGAGGTCAAGATCAAGGCTTCATACAAACAAAAAATGAGTATACTGTTGATCAACTTCAAAAAGAGATACAAAACTTAAACCAAAGACTGGTAAAACTTGAGAAAAAAGGTTTTGAAAGATACGTAGGAAAAAAAACAATCTTCTTTTTTGTTACAATTTTTGTTGGATGGCATGCATTACAAGTACATGATGTAGAATTTTTGAATATGTTTTTACCATCTAATTTGACACAATATTTGTTTCCTTTAAACTTACTTGATAATTTTTTTAATTATCAAATAGTGAAGTTTGTCTTTACTGCAATGATGTATGCCTGGTTGTTCATAGGTTTCATATATCTTACCAGATTAATCAAATCACGTAAAATTCCTAGCCATTATTAGACATTTAACAATGTCTGTTTTTTGATTATTCTAAGAATCTTTTTAAATTTAGAAACTCACTTGATGAAATTTCACCTTTGGCTAACCTCTCTTGTAGTATTCTAAGACTACGAAGATTTGTTTGAATCTTTTCATCTGTAGGTTTGGAATATATGTCAACTTCTTTCTCTTTATCAGATACTTCTGTAACTAGTTTAGCTGCAATTTTCTTTGGAATCTTTTTTACTACAAATCCAAACAATACAAAACCAATTCCAGCTACTGCCATTCCTATTACAGAATATTGTATAATGGGAATAACTGCACTCATAGACGGATATCCCATCTGGTGTAGTATTGATGTATTAATAGTGCCGCCGTTTGACATTGAACGAAAAAAAGAGTGTACTGCCAGAGATAAAAAATGAGGTGAATAAAGATATGCTGGAATTGAAATTATCATAAGTAATAAACCGATAATTATAGGTACAACTCTCATTACATATCAAATAAAACAGAATCTAATATTCACTTGTTTGTATCAAAGACTGACACTATGTCATATAGATGGGCCAAGTATCATTATGAAAATATCACAAGGCATCATACCATAATACATAGTTTACAAATTACTTTAAACATGAATTATACCACTATTTGCCAGATATTGTATTCCTTTGACAAAATCATTATCTGATATCTGACCATTTGCCCACAAACCTGCACTTGTTTTAACCCAGCTAGGTATTTGATGTGACAAGCTAGAATCAGACTGGGTGTGTGGAATTTTCATTATTCCATTCTGTACCATGTATTGAATTCCTTTTGTGAAATCATCATCAGTTAATGAGCCTTCTGCCCACCACTTGGCATTGTTTTTTATCCAAGACGGGATTTGCAAATTAGACAGTGTTCCAGAATTTGCAAACATATTGGTATTTATCAAATCATATTTGGTTGGAAAACTAACATCAAGAATTGAAGTGACTGCATTTGCTGATTTTGGTATCAGATGAAGATACATTAGCACGCCAGTTTCTTTGTCATACCCTATCTCATTTGTGGTTATCGCAGTGTTGTTGGAAACGGAAATCACATCTCTCTTGGAACCGTTGAAATTTTGAGTTTTTTCAGAAACACCAGATATGTTTTTATCAATATTGATTGGAATTGGTGCAATGACCAGAATAGGAATACCGCTTCCATTAGTAGTCTCATTATAAAATCCAGTTTTTAGATCTAATATGTTGTTTGATTGAATTTTGGTACCATTCAAAATACTGGTTATGCTGACACTCACCTTGTCTGTACCGACATAGTCTCCAAAGGTATAGGTTTCAATAGATGGCACTTTTTCAAATTCTGTAGAATATGTTATAAAATCACCTGGATGAACGCAGATGCTTCCTGACTGGCAGTCTATGTTAGGCTGGGATAATGCAAAAGCATTTCCTGACATGTTTGTAATTCCTGCAATCATGATCAATATTATAAAAATTTTCAGATTTTTCATAATAATCGGTCTCTCAATACAGATTTAATCGCTTGTGTTGCCTTTGTTGATTCATAGATTAAATTTTTGTTCATTCCAGAAAATAAACTCAAAGATTACGTATTTGACGGTGGATATGTTTATCAGACTGCTTTATAATAATGAATCATGTCCAAAAATGAAAAGTCTACGAAAAATTGGACCAAGTTATGGAATGAATATACTACTGCATTAGAAAAATGGAGAGTATCATTTCAATCATTACAGAAAGCAAGTAACGATGTTCAGGCAAAGTACAATGAAGTTATGGAAAAAGCACTTCATGAATCAAGCCAAAACACTATGAACCAATTTCTTGATAGTTGGAAAAATACCATGAACAAATCTGGTTTAAATGCATTAAAACAATTTGGAGAAAATTGGCAAAAATCAATGGACCAGTCAGGAATGAATCAGTTAAAAACATACGGCGAGATGATGACAAAATTTGCCGAAACATGGGAAAAGATGTGGCGAAAATAAAGTAATCCTAATTGCACATTTGTAATGAAAATAAATTGGCGTGACCCTTTTCTCAGAACTCGGGAGATTACTTCCCACAGAATTAGTGCCAATGCACTTCATTCACTTTATGGCTTCTGAAGGGCCACGCACGTTCAATCCATCATTCTGCACTGAACGAGCATTACATATTATAGGAATTACAACTATTTAACATAATAGTATTATTCTTACATTCAAAAAACTATTCAGATTAGATTTTTTATTAATTATTATACAAAAATAGGAAATTTTACACTCTTTACATATGATCATTTCATTTTTTGATTATTATAATGTCTTTTGAATCAAATACATGAATTTAAAAAAGGAAATGCCATTAACAAACTGTTCATAATTGGAAAACAAAGATTTAGAAATATGTCTTGATGAATGCCTGAAAATACTAGATGATAACGTGAATATCCTTTCCAATATAGAATATGAACTAAATCAGCAAAAAGAAGACGAATTGGTTCCAGAAATGCAGCTTACTGATTTGATTGACATGAGTCACGATGTTGCCGATTCTTCTAGACTAAAAAAAGCAGAATTTAGTTTCATGCAACGATATTTTGAAAAATCAAATTCATAAAAAAGTATATTCACAAACAAAAAATAGCCCATGAATAACAGAAAGCATGACATGAAGGACATTAACGAAATTATGCCAAAGATACCTGATATGCGATGGGGGGCATTACTGAACAAATATCCTACAGATGACAAGGTAAAACAGATGAATAAAATATTTCCACACAATGGTAAATGGCATACAGTTTTTGAGGAAGATGAACAGGTATTTGTAGACGGAATCCGTATTTGGAAAAAAGACATGAATGTTTGGACATGAATGTGACTGTTTGAATTAAGTATAAATAATATAAAGAGCAACCAATGCACGAATTTTTTATACTGATACAAAGTCACATAATCAAGGAAGAAGATCACTAGATATTTTTCCAACCGATCAATTAAAATTAAATTCTATTTTCAAAAAAATATAAACAGGCAAAGTTTGGTAGTAACCAAGTTGGATGATTCAAAATCCCTTCTAGAGGAAGCCTATGATCTCTGTCAGGAGGGTGAATATACTCTAGCTCTTGAATATTATGATCTTGTTCTCTTTAAGGATCCAAAAAATATAATGGCTCTAATTGATAAAGGCGTTACACTACAAAATCTTAGGAAATACAGACAGGCAATAAAATGCTATGATGATGTATTGGAGATAGATCCAAGAAACAAAATCACACTTGTTAACAAAGGATCAGCCCTGCATAGTATAAGGAAATATCATGATGCAATTGACTGTTATGATATGGCGTTACAGATTGATTCTAAATATGCTATGGCAATTGTATACAAGGGATTGGCTCTTGGTGAACTTGGGCTGTTAAAACAAGCAATAAAGTGCTTTAATGACGCGTTAAGAATTGACAAAAAATATGATCTTGCGTTAAATAACAAGGCTATGGCACTGCAACTACTCAAAGCTAATGATAAATTAAAACCAAAGTTGCAAAAGCCATAATTACAATGTAGATCATTTTGTAGTAAGATTAAACTAGATAAAACCAAATTTGATTCACATGAAGTACTTTCTTGTTGCAATTTTATTAATTTCAATTCCAGCATGTTATGCAGCTTCAATTGCACCTGGAAGCACGATCCCCTTTTTCATAAACGACAGTAATCTGGATACTGATCATAGATCAGTTATGACTATCTCTACTTCAAGCTTGGTGGATTTTACAATTAACGGAGTGCCAATTTCAGATCCTGGTACCATGACAGAAACTGGAGTTGACTCGGGAACCTTTCAGCTTTATCTTACCATTCCATCTACAATAAATGGCAAACCTGTTAAAAACGGTGATGTTGTTGTAATGACATACCACGAGAAAGCAGATTCTTCTGGAAATCCAACTGACATTACACAATCTGTCACAATATCTGTAACTCCATCAGTATCTGCCTTTTCACCAAGTTCTTCGTCTCAAGATAGAGTTGGAATTGGGCAAATTTTTTTACTTCAACTTTATGCACCAAACTGGAATCTTGATTCTTATACCCCTGACTCTATTCCTCTGAATCTCATAGAATTTCGTGATGGTGGTTTAGTTACAACTTTGGCGGATCCAGCATTTAGTATCCCAACAGGCGATGTGAGAGAGACAGGACCTAACACAAATCTTTTTACAGCACAAGTAAAAATTCCAAGGCAAGTTGATGGAGTTCCACTGGACATTGGATCTACAATAGAACTTAGCTTTACGGACCCAACTGAGGGATCTTCACCCTCGACATCCCATATTCTGGTAACAATTGGTCATGAAAATTTGCAAAACATCACGCCATCAACAATTTCTCAACCAAGTGTTGCAACTTTGGGTTCTATAAAAGATGCTGCAAAGATGTGGTGCGGTCTACATGCTGGCAATGCTAGTTTTGTAAAAATACTCCAAATTCTATCTGACAACAACTATGTTACAGTAACAAAATCAAGTTCTTCTACACACGTTCCTTTGTGGTTTGAGAATACTTCTTGTTGGTGGTCTAATGGTCAGATATCAGACAAGGACTTTCTTTCTGGGGTACAATTCTCACTTGACAAAGGATTTCTAAAAACCTGATCTAGGTTTATACACAAATTCATCTATCTTCATTTTAACCCTTAAATAGAAAATAAAATCAGCCAAATCAATAAATGAAATTTATTGTTGTAATCACACTTTCATTACTTGCACTTTTATTGCAAACCCAATTGGCAGATGCATCAAATATAGGATTTGACAAAAAAGCATACACGTGGACAAGTCTAGTACATATCATGATTTACGCACCAGATTTTGACTCTGATCCAAACCTTGTCGACACGATAAATGTCTCTATATCAACAAATGGTCAAACCATATCTCCATACGAACTAGTAGAAACAGGAACACATACGGGAATATTTGCTGGCAATGTGACCCTTACAGGAAATCCACTTCTCAAAGGGACAGGGGGAGTAGATGGGCAAGGTACTGAACCTAGTGGCATTCAAGGTGGACACGGTCCAAATGACGGATTCCTACCATCTGAAAACAGTGACGGTGTAACAGTTTCTTTTGAGTATAATAGAGATCAAACTATAACAGGCTCTGCTCTTATACAATGGAACATCGGTCAGATAAAATGGCTCGAGCAAAATTATCAAACAAATGTACAAGGTGTATTACAAATAATAGATCCAGACATGAATCTTAATCCAAAAGCAATAGACAAATTTGAAACCAGTGTCTGGTCTGATTCTGATTCAGGTGGCACAAAAATTACAATGTCAGAGACAGGAAAAGACACAGGAATTTTTCAAGGTACTGTGTATTTTACTACTGACTCCCAGTCTTCAGGAGGAAGGCTGCACGTGACAGAAGGCGAAACAGTTACTGGTGAATATGTGGATAGGACACTTCCTTATCCACATTCTCCGTCTGATGAGATGCATCTTACTGCAACTACTACTGTTGGAAAACCAATTGCACCACTTGAGCAAGTAAATTCAAGCAATCCAAGAATTGTGGATTCTTTGGGAAATGCTATAACAGCAGCCAAGGTAAACCAACAGATACTGATTGAAGCTGATCTAAAAAACATGCAACAAAGAAATCAACCGTTTGCATATCTTGTACAAGTTGAGGATTCTAATGGTGTCACATTATCTTTATCTTGGATTACAGGTACACTTACTGGAAATCAATTTCTAAATCTGGCAGAATCATGGGTGCCCTCATCTTCTGATAAATATACTGCACAAATCTTTGTCTGGCAGAGCTTATCTGAACCAAATGCGTTGTCTCCTCCTCTCTCAACTACCATAATGGTATCTTAGGTGTGATTTAACAAGGAAAAGTTAACTCTTTCCACAAAAGATAATGTGATTTTTTTATATTCTATACTTTTTAATTTATTTTTTAGATCTAGATTTGATTTCTGATTGAAGAGACAATGTATTTGATATTTTCAATATTATATAAATAAGCAAACACACTAGTTTGATTCTAAATTATTTTATTGCTGATTTCTTTCTAAAAACCATCATGCAAGTACCTGCAAAGATTCTGATTTATCATCAACCATAATAATTTTAAGATTTTTTGATATTAGGCTTCATTTATCTATTTAGTTCATGTTTTAGAGCTATTTCCAAATTTGGCAGAACATACTTTTATTTTCATGCTCGTAATTTATCTATGAATTTAATTCATTTCTGTAACAGAGACGGGCATTCATGATGGATGAAACTAACCAGCATCATGAGTCTGTTTATTTGGCAAACTTGTGTGATATAAGAAATCAGTTATTAAATTCCAATAATAAAGAAATAAATCTAGATAAAAGCTTTGAATGGATAAATATAAAAGAAAAATTTGTAATGCAATTAATTCTTGATGCCTTTGTCGATCCTGAAAAGAAAAAAATTCTGAATCTTACTTCGGATAAAGCACTTACGGTACCTGAGATATTGGGGATTTGTAAAATGCCTACAACCTCCGGATATAGAATAATTAATTCCTTGGAAAAGAACGGATTACTTGTCAAAAGCTATATTGATAATATGAAAAATGGAAAGAAAATAACCAAATACAGAGCAATTTTTGACAATGTACAAATCACAATTGAAAAAAATGATATTTCCATTAACGTAAAATTTGCAAAAATGTGATTTTTAATTTATTGTATTAATTTTTACATTGAATTGCAACAAATTCTTTAAAATAAGTTGATCAAATTGTTAATGAATCAAATAATCAATCTAGGTACTGATAGTAATAGATCCTGTTTTTATTCTTTTTTTCTTATGTTTGTCATATCTGCAACCATTGCATATTGTTTTATCATGAGGGATCTTTCTTTCACTTAATGCAACTAACAAAGCAAGAGCTTGATCAGATATTTCTTCAAATTCTTTTTTGCAACCGCAATGGCATGTACAATCTCTCATTCTTAATAGATAAATATTTTATAAATTAGATAAGTGCTAGTTTTCACATTTATAACATACAACATTGAAAATCGATCAAAACTTTGTTAATTATGATTTTTACTGATCAAAATTTTAGATACTAGGTTGTATGTTAGATAATAATATACTACAGTGTGTGACAGCCATATGGATATCTTGGGCAGTTTATCTAAAGTTCTAAGTACCTTGCTTAGTACCGTTGTGTGTGATTTCATCCCTGATAATATGAAAATATGACTCAATAATCTCGCCTATCATCAAAATTTCCTCAGCAGACGCCTCCCTATTATAGATCATTTTAAACGCGGTAAAGGAGCTGCCTAGAATTTGGCCTATTATGCTGCCATAGATAAAATCCAAATCATGTTCAAATTTCCAATCATTTTTTAATTTTGGATATTCTTGTTTAAGGGTTGGAATAGTCATGATTATTTCGTGTATATTATCTTCAATTCTGTGACGAAATTCTAAAGTCAGAACCACTACGATCAGTATCAGTTCATACTAATCTTAATATGTATGTGATTTCGTAATTTCATCAATGGTAAAACTTCAACATATGGGATTACTTGCAATAGCAATTTCATCAATAGTGGCATTGTCAATTACTTTGCCTGCCGCGACTGCACTAACACAACGAGACAACTTCGATGATAGCCATACAACTGCCAGATTCCTTGGCGGTCAGAAGATTTGTGGTGATCATTTGTGTAAGCATGGTGAATATGATAAACAGCTACAGCAATTAAATGATGCACAACACGCAGCTGCTAAATGCAGAGCAGCCTTGGCAGCAGGAAAAAAGTGCTAGATTACAAAATAATACTTTCCAAAATAGGTTTCTATTATTAGTTTATCAAGTATACTAGCGAAATTTAGACTTTCATTATTTTATTGTTAATCAAATATTGTACGGTGGAGTCGAAATCTTTATCTGAGATTTTTCCCTCTGCCCACCATACTGCATTTGTTTTAATCCATGAAGGTATTTGTATGAAATTCGAGTCTTGTTGAGATTGTGACATGTTTACCATTCCATATTTTGTTATGCTCTGAATTTCTGATGCAAATGTTGCATCATTAATAGAACCTTTTGACCATAATATTGCGTCATTTTTAATCTGTGACTTTATTACTGATTGTGTTTCGGATTTGCTTTTTGTATATGATGCAAACTTGTCAAGACTCGAATCTAGATTTGACAATATTGCTTGGTCTGGTATGGATGGAGCAAGCAGAGACAATATGCCAGAAGTTTGCAACACCATCTCCATATTCACTATGGTTCCACCATCTGGTGTGCCATCAAAACCCCATGTTTTTTGTAGTGTGGTGACGATTTTACTTCCTTTTAGATCTCCTGAGGTAACTTCTACCACATGACTTCCATCAGAGTTTTGTGTATACTTTGTCTGAACGTCAAAAAAAATTCCATTTGAGTCAACATTGAGTTTTGCAGTATCTATTCCTGTTAATTCTACTGATTTGATATATTGAGGAAAGATCTGTGGATAATCCTGTATGTTTGAGAGCGTCTCAAGCAATACTTGGTTTTTCACATCTACTGTCTTTTTGAGGCTTAGATCTTTTTCAGCATATGCTGATTGTGAAATAATTAAAAAAGAAAACACAAATAAAATTAAAGTAAAATAAACCCTAAAGTCGTTTAGTGCTTTAGTCAATGGGAGTAAGCAGATGATGGTACTTTGATGTAATAATCAGGCAACATTCCTTTTTCATCAAAGTTCTTTTGAATATTGGGATCTGCAAGTCCATACTGTATATTCAAATTAGTGTTTAATGCAACCAGTTCTGAGTGCCTTATTGCAGCATACTTGGTAAATTCCTGTATTGCTTCTTCCCACGTACCACCATTATCAAGAACTTTTTTCATAGCTGCATGCCCTGCATCAATTCTCTGTGATGTGAAATTAAACTCGCCCCAGAAAATATTTTGTATTTTGGTATTGTTTACTGTAGAAACGAAGCTTCTAAAAGCAACTGTTGGAGTATGTGGTAAATTATTAAGATCCATTAGTTGTTGTGCCTGTTTTTCTAGTTGTGCAACAACTAGTCTTTGCTGGTCTACTAATATTTTATTTGTCTCTGAATCTTTTTGATTTTTTTGCAAATCCGCAATCTGTTTTTTGGAATATTCTATTTCAAGCAAAATTTTTTGCGCCATTGGATTGTTTTTTAGGGCATCTCCAGTAATGGTCTGAGATTGAAATTGTGTTTGATTGCCTGTTTGGACTTGAGCCTCAGCAAACTGCTGAGTTCCATTAAATGCTGTTACAAATAATACTATACTTG
This genomic window contains:
- a CDS encoding tetratricopeptide repeat protein — translated: MVVTKLDDSKSLLEEAYDLCQEGEYTLALEYYDLVLFKDPKNIMALIDKGVTLQNLRKYRQAIKCYDDVLEIDPRNKITLVNKGSALHSIRKYHDAIDCYDMALQIDSKYAMAIVYKGLALGELGLLKQAIKCFNDALRIDKKYDLALNNKAMALQLLKANDKLKPKLQKP
- a CDS encoding SHOCT domain-containing protein — translated: MRVVPIIIGLLLMIISIPAYLYSPHFLSLAVHSFFRSMSNGGTINTSILHQMGYPSMSAVIPIIQYSVIGMAVAGIGFVLFGFVVKKIPKKIAAKLVTEVSDKEKEVDIYSKPTDEKIQTNLRSLRILQERLAKGEISSSEFLNLKRFLE
- a CDS encoding HAMP domain-containing sensor histidine kinase; this translates as MSMRLYNIQLMRYYEEVLAQSARNYAFTGDKKWEQRYRMLEPKSNILLKNAIKIADKKDKKFFSAMDKANLDLVEMETHALELVNNGQASEAVKLLESDEYERRRKILRDGLSEQVETTESNELDESSQSTNIVSDSVKTIIDLERELYEKLRKADVIKEEFLAMITHELRTPLVPIIGYVDILLSQKLGKINDTQKEKLEIIKTSTRFLLKMISDLLDAQKIELGQLAMIKNPHYISQIIKDVLARMRPDLESHGVMVNTDLQENISCLCDNTRIEQVLINLISNAMDFCPKNNGKINIKLRLEDNTHARISIIDNGIGIPKSQLDKIFVKFYKIDTSSTREHGGTGLGLSVCKGIIENHGGKIWAESEEINGGTQIHILLPISTR
- a CDS encoding glycosyltransferase family 39 protein, encoding MKLVHFIKTNSRYILPVILFLGSFFIYSYNLEGQPWHGDEVVYLSWAGNYIHLIMKGDFSNPCLASLDNCHLLYHIPAYGLTYSPLRNLLIGFPMDVRNEDNGYFNIWACYWQCTTHTNLPTISEFTAGRLLSPLFGSLTIVISFLIGKFFFNKYVGIVFSLLFLFYDLWMWYSRTVMTEVHYVFFSMLSLLLLLYAFKTGHLKIRYLILSAITFGLAFTSKMLSIEFSGLFLGIILFGGMFKREAGSTFDKRHISKIGLSVFLFGMITILSFFLTLPGFYENPLHQIAVTKSDMDNYNRDVWYIGYPTIHGIQIKNMITVFHYVVFPSFIEKQILEPNSNLFGNLSLTSPLTYSSVPLSIFFFIGLGYLIYRVRKFKNYVQDCIVLFWFISTFIFTLLMAKDFSQERYLLPLLISILFIASYGFWNFINGITYHKTKIAFTVCFIFAHSATVLLDWQKFYFSPDATWTNPLLFGTLQGSLDNPFTFVISLTFVGFLLFMVIIRCRERLHHTVTFRSHNLLGK